The Tenrec ecaudatus isolate mTenEca1 chromosome 8, mTenEca1.hap1, whole genome shotgun sequence DNA window TAGGTATAGGATACACATAGATGGAGTAGAAGTAAGTTTGGTTTGATGTGAAGTTGAAGGATAATCCAGAGGCTTGGAAAGAAAAACTGTTTCGGTGGAAGTTAAAGATGAGCAGACAGGTAACCACCGATAATAGGTACCAGGTGTTGGTGATCACAAGGAAGGAGCTGGgcattgcttttttatttttggaCCATTActtcaagcagtggttctcagccttcttaatgccgtgaccctttcatacagttcctcatgtggtggtgacccccatccataatagtattgtcattgctacttcataattaagtttgctactgttatgaatcataatgtaaatatctgatatgcacgaagtattaggtgacccctgtgaaagggtcgttcgaaccccagggtcacgacccacaggttgaaaaccgctgactTAGACGGTCTTTCTTAGATCTTATGTGGAGAGCTTTAATATGAGGCCAACGAAGGACTTCTTATCTTGCACAACCACCGACTTTATTTGAGGGAGATTCCGTTTTTATGAGTAGAACAGACTTTTCGAATAGTTTCAGTTATCATCTGTCTTAGTTAGCTAGTGCTACCGTAACGGAAATACCACGAGGGGATGGTTTTAACAACAGACCAATCATTTTCTAATAAAAGGCTTGAACTCACCATCATtgagttgatggtgactcatagtgaccctacaggacagggtagggctgcccccgtgggtttccgagacggtcactctttctgggagtaggaagccgctggtggttttgagctgcccttGTGGTGAGCGGCCCAGTTTGTAAAGACTGCACCTCCAGGGCCAGGGCGCCACCAATAAAAGGCTGGGCGGTCTTCTGAATTCAGAGTgcctactctctctctccctccccgcctccctcctccctcttccctccatcCATCACTTCTCGTCTCCTCAACTTCTGCCTTCTTACCCTGTCTCCCCCTCCGCTCAGTTGTTTAACATCTTTAGGTCTACTCCAGATGCACCCCATTCCGTTCCTACCACATGAACAGAACAGACTTGGAGGTTAGGGTTTACACCACAGCCCATAACAGCCTGGGCTGTTGAGTAGGTCCCTACCCTGCCCACTTCTGCACCGTGCTCACGGTCATGGCTATACTTGAGCTTAGGGTGGCCGCTGCTGGGCCAGCTCCTCTCATCGAGGATCTTTTCTTGCTGACCCGCTACTGCCTCTGGGGACTGGCCcagcctgataacatgtccagagtagatGAGTCGACGCCTgcacatcctcacttctaaggggcatcctggctgtacttctgccaacacagagttgtttgtttttctgccagCCCAGGGAATATTCAGTAATCTTTGCTGATAGCATAATTCAAAGCATTAGTTCCTCAATCATCCTGATTtattagctttcacatgcataggaagggATTAGAAATAAAATCTTAGCTGTTGAACAAAAAGTAGCTAAAAGCCATTTTTTTCCACTTTTCTGTCTTGTAATCTCTTTCACATGTCCTTGCCACCTCTCCATGCTCCCAAATACACGTGACGTTGTTAAAAAAGACTTCTGtggagaagaccccaaacaaacaaccatttcggTGCGAATAcagggggtcagaatggagacccaaagcccatctgtagacaattagacatcccctcatagaagagtcacaaggaagggattagccagtcagggtgcagtatagcaccgacgaaacataagactattcctctacttctttaatgcttctcccccccactgtcatgaccttagttataccttacaaatccggctagaccagcgcatgtacaggggtacagagaagagttcttgacacacggaatccaggacagataaacctctcaagaccaataatgagagtagcgataccaggagggtagagggttgggagagaaaggaggaactgatcacaatagtcTACTTACACCCCCCTACCTCAggggagaaacaacagaaacatgggtttcAACAGaaatgaagggaaacagcagatggtgtaaaatatgaaaataaaaagttatcaagggttcacaagagtgggagggggaaggagggaggggaaaaaagaggagctgatacccagggctgagtagaaagaacatgttttggaaatgatgatgccaacatatgtacaaatgtgcttgatacaattgatgtatgtgttgttataagagctgtaagagtcctcaataaaattatcaaaacaaaactaatttttaaaatttctgtggACTTTCTATTTTTAGGCCAGCTTTTCTTTTTATCCTCTTAATAGTTGAGTCAAtccagacaaaacaaaaagagcgTGAAAGGGCCATGACGTTGAATTACTTGATTCTCTCCTCTGACTTTCCATAGTGATAGCTCACCTAGAAAAATAAGGGTTTTGCTTGCAGGTGTTAAGTGCTGAGAAGTAAAGAAAAGTCGACTCCAGCTATGAGATCTGCAAAGATCAGGCCATTTCTGTCTGTGTAGTTAACAGATTGCCAGCTCTTGTTGACCATCTTTATTACTCAGAACCAAGAAAGTTCAAGTTAACGGTGTTTATCCTCATAGTATCTGGTCCACCTGTTTTACATTTACCCTAAAATCTGTCAGATTACATTTTCTAAAAACACAATGCCTATGCATTTTAGGTCCCAGCTTCATAAGCTGACACTGAGGCATCTCTGTGACCTGATAGACTACTCTCCGCCTATTTAACAGTCTAGCTAAAGCAAACAGTTTTGGTTTGCCTGCCTTGCTTCGTTGCTTCTATTGTTTCCTCTGCTCTCGGttttgtcctcctcctcctcactcacCACATGTCCAGCTGGAGGGCGAAGCACCGTGGTCTACCTAGTCGGTGTAGTAGTGCCAGCTGACACTGGCTAAGTACCAATTACATACCTGGCAGCATGCTAAAAACTTCCAGGTGACTTCATCTGTCAACTGTTCAACGGTATTCACTTCTCTCATTTCATAGGtgagggaactggccaaggtttCAGAAGCGTTGTGCAATCGACCTTGGGCGTGAAGGCAGACAACCTGAGCCAGACTCTACTCTTCAGTCATGTTTACTAAGCTGTTTTATCGACTTCTCATGAAACCAATTTAATCATTGAGATAAAATGGTTATCACCAACTTTTCCACTATACATGGTGATTTGCTATCAGATTGGAAAATGCCTTAGAGAGCTTAGCCCGGCAACTAAacggtggtccttggagctgtcTGCAAGGctgctgggggtggagggagcaggGAACTGGTGAAAAAGGACGAGGAGGAGCAATGGACAGGGTACCTGGCACCCCTTCAGCCACAGCATCTCACCTTAATTTGCTTCCGTATTTTCCTTGATAGATGggttctgctgctaacagaaataataaaaaaaaaaccgtACCAAATTGTCAGTGTCCTCGTGCTTCAGATGAGAGTTAGAGACCCGTGGGAACTTTTCCGAAGTGACACAGCTGCTTTGTACTCAGGCCAGGGTCGAGGCGAGGCTCTTGAACCCCAAGCCATGACTTTGCTTTCTCTTGTTGCTTGACCTTTATTGCCTCATTGACTCCTTTGAGAATGAGAAACTGAGGAAAGCCTGTTAGGTCGTATTCACTCTTTAAAAATGTACAAAGTAATAACACATTTTGCATTCCATTTTCGGGCTCTCTTAGATGTCTGCGATCCTAACCCATGCACTTTGCTTTCCATCATAATACAGACAGTCCCGGGATGACGAACAAATTCTGTTcctaaatctgtctttaagtcGGATCTTTCCAAAAGTCAGAATAGTTAGATATGGTTCATATCTAATGTCTGTTAGATGTTTGTGATAGTATATAGTGTCTAGTGTGCCTTTCTGTGCATAAACATGCTAAAGAAACCCTTCAGATATACAAATGCCATCGTTAACACAATGCAGTATTAATACAAATGCTGAACTAGGGTTCCAAAAGCAGTGTTTGTAGCTCCTGGTAGTTATTCCAAGCCCCTGCATGTGCCTTGGGCTTTGAACATCACAGCAGGAGTTTGTACGGGACATTCGTAACGCAGCACTCCCGGGCTTTGGTCAGTTTGTTCAGTGTGTCCGCTTTACCATTTGCCTTTCTGGATTggcggtttctttttctttccattttttattgtgaattgagtgcaGGTTTACAGGGCAGGTCATTAGTTTTGCATTCAGCAGTCCCTACACATTTTGTTCCAACCCACTGCTTGCCCCACTCCTCTTAATGTAGTGTCTACTTACCACACCCGCCCctgttggttttgtttctgttccTGCTCCTTTCCTTGGGTGAATGTTATCCTTGGATCTGCAATGGTTGGTCACTGTAAAGTGTGCGTGTGCTTTGGTGTTATTTCTGGGTATTGTTGGGTTGGAAAGTGGAGTGAGGGTGACTAAGGACCCTGGTCTTGGGGTTCCATCACCCTCTGTCCACCTGTAAGCCTGGACTCTGTTATCATCTTGAGTTTAGTTTCACATTTTTTCTCTCTGTGGGTTGCTTTTGGCAGTGTTTGGTGGTTTGAAACAACGTAATTCGGCTTGTTCATGCTAACCCTTCTCCTTTGTTGGATTAGTTTGCCAGAGGCTAAGGGAAGTCCTGGCTCAGTCTCACCATGCCTGCTTGTTGAAGACAGTCTCTCTTGGCAGGCTGCAAGATGAACAACGTGAATGTGGTCTATACACCGTGGTCTAACCTGAAGAAAACAGCGGACATGGATGTGGGACAGATAGGCTTTCACAGGCAAAAGGAGGTGAGTGTTTGCACCACTGAAGGACACGGTCTCCGGACACTGGGCGTCATGCCATCTTTTTTCTCCCTGACGCCACTGCTGTTGAGGGCTGAGCATGATGTCTGTTTTTAAAGGGAAGTGAAGTGGGTTCCTGGCTGCTGACCTTCTCTCctatcctgggggggggggggaggcggggggaagCACATCATAAAGATGCAGtatttctctcctctctttccctcCAAGGTAAAAATTGTGACAGTGGAGAAGAAAGTGAATGAAATTCTGAACCGATTAGAAAAGACCAAACTGGAAAGGTTCCCAGACCTAGCTGCCGAGAAAGAGTGCAGAGACCGAgaagaaaggaatgaaaaaaagGCCCAGATTCaggaaatgaaaaggaaagaaaaggaagaaatgaagaagaagagagaaatgGATGAACTGCGGTAGGTTGTAGCTGTGGTGTTGTTCTCGAGACTTTTAAGTGCTGCTTAATCTTAATGCTTGACAAAGAAGACTGGTTCAGAGAGAGACATAGAATAAGCTCAAAGCCTTAGAAGAATTAGAAGAAGGTATTTTATATTGTGTTCATTAAATAGATTTTAATTGCCCTTATTAGGATTTGAGAGtgtaaaattaaagaaataattttaaaagtaaatatttaCAACTAATCTCATAAAGTAGCCATAATTTATAACTAATTTTAATAGTTATAATTCATAGTTAATTTCTGAAGATACGTAAGCATAAATATAATAAATTAGCATAGGCTGTCTTTGGAGTTTGGTGTAGCAGTTTCTCAGGAAAGGAAAAGCTGCTGTACGTGTTTGATGTGGACCACGTGCTGACATGAATGACGCTAGAGGTGTCGCAGTTAAGTGCTCAGCGGCTAACTAGAAAACTGGCACTTTGAAGCCGCCCAGGATTCTGGAGAAAACCCTGATCTGTTCAGGTACAGCTCACAGTCAAGAAGTGAATTGTGGAGCAATTGTGTTCCGTCgcttggggttgctatgaatcagaatcgcctTGATAGCACCCAACATCCTCATCATCCTGGTCACTGCCGTTATCCACATCATCTTGGCTCTCAAGGCCAAAGCTTCCCACTTACAcagtgtcatccagttgattgtgactcattgaCCTTCTCGACCAGAACAGGCCCATTCCATAGGGTCTCTGCTCTCACAAGGGCAGACAGCCGCCTCTTTGCCCTTACAGGCCAATGTTAATAACCCTTAAAGCGGCTTTAAAATCCTTTCTCTAAATTTTGACAGGCTAGAGTGAGCAATATAATAAGGGCTGCCCCAAAGCACGGCATTTTCAAACCACGAGGAGTATTGAGAATAAAGTCTGCACATGGGAATCTTGTGCATAAGGCCTTGAGACTACgagtgtacaaatgcgcttgacacaatggatggatgtgtgcattgtgataaagagcccctgataaaatgactttttaaaggcTATGAGAATACTGgcaatatttattattattattatttaattgctGCTGTAACAAACTGCCAAGCACTTTTGGCTTGTGGAATAACACACATTGATTATTTCATAGTTCTTCAGTTTAGAAGTTTGACACCTCTCACTGGGCTGAAAGAGTTTTCAGCCAGGCTGTGTTCTTTTCTGGAGCCACACAGAGAGAAtccatttcctggccttttccagTGTCTAGAAGCTGCCTGCGTTCCTTATGTCCTGACCCCTTCTTTGATCTTCGAAGCCAGCACCTGACCATCCCTGTATCTGACCATTCCTCTATAGTCATATCCCTTTTCTGCCTTTAAGGACTAAGATGGTTAAGTCCCACCCTGATAGAGTCCCCATTTCAGGATCTGTAACATAATCATTGGCATTTACAAAGTCCTTTCCCATATGGTAACGTATTCACCTGTGTGGGCAATTAGGTCACGGTCATCTTTGCTAGTATCATCATTCTGCCTACTAAACTGATGccaaatatgagggggcttctaaAGGTTTGTGGGGGGAAATAtttccattctacttttccatgaactttttaaagccaccTTGTATGTAGTAACACTGGACTCTAAAGCCCTAGGTTTTTTTGCTAAAACGAGAAATTAATTCTGTAACTTCTGGTCAGAGTTCTTCGATCTTAccccctaccctccacccccatGATTTTCCGTAAACATAATTTGTGAACATATACCTTTGGGAATGATCTCGTATCCAGAACAAACTATCTTGCCAAGTCTTGACCCTACTGCTTCAGACTTCCTTATATATCTTAAGAAAGATTGGTGGGTAGAAGGCTAGATGTCTGAATTCAGGACACTGACTGCGGGAAGTCCCCCTCGGTCAGCTCCAGGATAAGGCCCTTGTTGCCTGGGTGGCATCTGCCTACCCGCATCAGTGCTTGCTTCCTTTACCTGATTGGCTCTTTTGTATCTCAGAAGTGATTGGCTTAAGAAATGCCCTATTTGGATAGGGATATAGTCCCCATTAGGAAATAAAGCTTTTCTTTATGTTAACGAGTCTGTCACTTCTGAGATGTGAAAGCATAACTTAATTCATACCTCTCTGTAGATGTCCTTGTTCTCTAACAATCACAGTTCTCTCATCAAAGGATTTAACAATTTTAAAGGTCCCATCAATTTGGGTATCTTATCACTACATTTCAAAATAAAGCACATTGTCTTTTCAATTTaacatttccttttttattttttcaaactgCTCGATACAGAAAGCTTGACGTCTTGGCTGTAGCACCCATGCACTCATGCTCTTAGATTGGTCATGTGGCAGCAGGCTGGGGATGTAAAGAGGATGAGGTTAGGGGTCAGGCCAGAGTTTAAAACCTGGCTTTTCCACGTGTTAGCTGTAAGATACCGAACACTAAACTTCTCCTGATTCCTTCTCTGTTAAGACGAGGAGAATGTTCGATGCCTTTTAAAACTGGTGTGGAAATTGCAGTGACTTATAAAGGATTTAGCATGGTGCCCTAGGACATAAAGGATAATCAGTGAATGACTTAATTTTGTTATTCTTAGCTGATCTGCTtgtcttttaaatttattattgtAGCAACGAgatgacaaataaataaaatagtccCCCGATATGCTAGACTCTTCAGATCTGCTTAGCTGAACAGCAGTTTAGTTTTGAAAAACACAGTTTTATAATTAGAGATTCAGGCTCACACAGTCCTTGAAAACCGACCAAGTCCAATGTGAATGACTTGAAAATTATTTTGTATCGCTGTTATTCTCTACTAACATAGCCAAATGTATTTTTAAGAGACCTTTCACGCTAGTAATTGTTTAATAAATATGTATTATTCATGGTTGTTTAATAAATATGTGCTGCTTTCAGTATACCTTTTCTCTGCTGTGTAGAGAATGTGTAGTGGGTTCTTGTTGATCAGACTGTGTTAACTCACGGAAGTAGGCTCGCATACCCAGGTCCACAGTCAAACCTCTTATCCTCTATGCATTTTACACTCCCCCGGAGTTGGCTTCCTCTTGGAAATGTTGGAAATATCCTCTCTGTTCCCTGGGTCTGCAATGCCCTCCTCACTCTTCCTGCCCATTTTAGAGTCTCCGTTTGAGTTCTGTCTCCTTATGTGAAAAGGTGTCCCAACAGTTACCGGCCTACCCTGATGACTACCCTCCTTTGACTTTGTATAGCATTTACTCGCAGTTCTGAAAAGTTCAGCAATTAAGATTTCTGATCTTGGTTATAGATTAATATCTTCTTCCCAAAAGTAGAAATAATCCCACCTTGACCTTTTCAACGTTATGTGAAGGTGACATGAAGTAGCGTCTCAGAAAGTATTTTGTAAGCGGAGCGGAAAACCAAACTCtgtaccatcgagttgattctgactcatagagaccctataagacaggccggcctgctcctgtggggtgttgAGACAGTAATGCttcgtaggagtagaaagcccctatctttcttctgggcggtggctggtgctttgaactgctgactcttcgGTTAGCAGCCTGCCACCAGATACTGTGTATATTTTACTTGCttatagattaaaaaaataatatgtcATCTCCTTGAGGATATAGATCATATCTAATAGCTTTTGTGTCTTGTTTTTTCCCTGAAGATCGTGTGCAATACTAGATACATGGTAAGTGTCCGTGAAGTGCGCATTGACTGGATACCCTGATCTTAAGTGTGCTTTTTCTTCTAGGAGCTACTCATCACTAATGAAAGCTGAGAATATGTCTTCAAATCAGGTATATTCACTCAAGTTGTTTGCTGTCATATTGTACCTTAAAATATGTGTCTAAGGGTTTGTGATCATTGAGCCAGGGACCATTGTGGATGGGCATTGGCGTGGTTTGCCATCAGAGAGTCCTGCAGAGGTGGACCAGACATGGCCGCTGCTTCTCCGTGGGCCGTTCTCACACCAAGTGTTCTTCTACACTCTCTTCTCCTCCTGCACCCTAGAGTGATGTGATAGTGCTTGCCGTACAAGACTCTTCTGAAGCCACGCATTTGTGTGACGGGGCACCCTGCTGGCAGAGAGGAAGAACGCAGTGACCACCTGAAGAGTTCAGATACCATCACTAACCCTGAGGCCTCACACTGTGTCCGACGGGGCACAACCAGTTCTTTTGGTACCTGTCCCTCTGGATGTAGGGTGAAGAGAAATGGGCGATGGCACAGGACCGCTAGTGATCATTGGGATTGTGGCAAGAAATAGAGCCCACCAGGGTTCTCCTGAATCAGCTTTTCTTTACCAAAACTTAGTTGAAATCTCTGGGGATGGTGCCATTTAACCATTACTGAATATTCATTGCAGGAAGTAGAAACTGAGTGGATCTATCTGGGCTGTTTCATGTATTAGGATATGGTTGACAGGTATAGATGCTTAGGTTTGTGTGTTCACTGTGGTACCACTAATTCCAAGTGGCTATTTATAATTTCATTAAAAATTCTGTTTATCAGCCACACATGACTCATGGACATCATATTGAGCAATACATATATGGAGCATTTTCATCATTGCAGAAAGCACTGTTAACAGTACTGCTTAGATATGTGGAAATAACAGAATTTAAGATCTTTTAATGGTCATCCATTTAAACTccatatttaacccactggaagTGTTAATAGGAGTTTTAGGTCTTAATTATATATCCTTATGAAAATGAGTAAGCATATCCTTGTTCTCTATGCAGAGCTAAACTTAAGAGATTCCTTGATGAATCAGAGAACCTCCTTTATAGTTTATTCCTAAAAATTGCAGAGTAGCATCCGTAATTAAATAGAGCCTTGATTGTGACGTTTACAGACTCGCCCCTGAGTTCAAATGTAAGTGAACATTTACCAGTTGGCTATAACTTGTAAGCTTACTTCACCTCTCTGAAGGAGGATCCATCGTACGTACTGTTCATGGGATAGTTCTAAGTCGGGCCTTCCTCGGCACTGTTACTGTGTGGAGAGGCGGGAAGGACCAGCCgttgccgttgagtcagttctcTCCCATAGACCTTAGGGGACAGAGAAGAACCGCCCACAGGATGTCTGAGGCAATCCCTACCAAAGCAGCAACTGGTGGCGTAGAACCGCTGACCCTGCTGTTAGCGcccgagcacttaaccactgtgccaccagggctccggtggATGGATGAAAGTAGTCATTACTATCAGGGTCCATAGTCTCTATAGAAACCATCGTCTCATAAAATATCCAAAGTTATTCTTTTTGGGAAGCATTGTGCTTAGGTTTCTtgaaactattaaaataattgaacagttaaaattatcacagtccacatttattttctgttgtggATATTGTTgcttaataaagctttctattaCTTTTTAGCATTACCCTTCAGAAATCTGCACCCATGTTACATTTTCAGTCCCCTCACCTGGAATGTAAATGTTCCGATATGTGCGCAGCCATGCACGCACACTGCCTGGTGATGGGTGTTAAAAGCTCCGGGATTAGCGAGTGGCGGTGTTGAGCAGACCCTCCCTTCGTGACCCTCCTTCCTGTGCGCCCGATTCCCCCAGACCCGTTGTTCTCAGATGGTTTTATACCCTCTCCCAGCGGGAGGTCTGGTAGagactctaaggcagtggttctcaaacctgTGAGTCACGACTCCTTTGGGTGTCAGACGATGCTTTCACAGGGCTCGcttggtcgcccgattcataacagtagcaaaatgacagttatgaagtagcaacaaaagtaacttatggttggggttcaccacaacacgaggaactgca harbors:
- the CCDC25 gene encoding coiled-coil domain-containing protein 25 isoform X3, translated to MGKDKYENEDLIKYGWPEDIWFHVDKLSSAHVYLRLQKGESIEDIPKEVLTDCAHLVKANSIQGCKMNNVNVVYTPWSNLKKTADMDVGQIGFHRQKEVKIVTVEKKVNEILNRLEKTKLERFPDLAAEKECRDREERNEKKAQIQEMKRKEKEEMKKKREMDELRSYSSLMKAENMSSNQDGNDSDEFM
- the CCDC25 gene encoding coiled-coil domain-containing protein 25 isoform X2; its protein translation is MVFYFTSCSDEDLIKYGWPEDIWFHVDKLSSAHVYLRLQKGESIEDIPKEVLTDCAHLVKANSIQGCKMNNVNVVYTPWSNLKKTADMDVGQIGFHRQKEVKIVTVEKKVNEILNRLEKTKLERFPDLAAEKECRDREERNEKKAQIQEMKRKEKEEMKKKREMDELRSYSSLMKAENMSSNQDGNDSDEFM
- the CCDC25 gene encoding coiled-coil domain-containing protein 25 isoform X1; this encodes MVFYFTSCSASSSAYTIYMGKDKYENEDLIKYGWPEDIWFHVDKLSSAHVYLRLQKGESIEDIPKEVLTDCAHLVKANSIQGCKMNNVNVVYTPWSNLKKTADMDVGQIGFHRQKEVKIVTVEKKVNEILNRLEKTKLERFPDLAAEKECRDREERNEKKAQIQEMKRKEKEEMKKKREMDELRSYSSLMKAENMSSNQDGNDSDEFM